The Eubacteriaceae bacterium Marseille-Q4139 genome has a window encoding:
- a CDS encoding D-amino acid aminotransferase, with translation MKTLGYYNGKFGPLEEMTVPMNDRVCYFGDGVYEATLAKNGKIFALKEHLDRFFNSAGLLKIHMPYTKDEIAAILYDMLAKLDDDEIFVYWQMTRGTGMRQHQFPAGDVKPNLWITMKPGKHGDMTKPFKLTTMEDTRFLHCNIKTLNLLPNVMAAEKAEELGCGECVFHRGDIVTECAHSNVSILKDGVFKTHPTDHLILPGITRMHLIQICKDNGITVDETPFTMKELLEADEIIVSSSTKFCATAYEVDGVPAGGKAPETVKLLQEKYLEKFENETK, from the coding sequence ATGAAAACATTAGGCTACTACAACGGCAAATTCGGGCCTCTGGAAGAGATGACTGTCCCGATGAACGACCGTGTCTGCTATTTCGGAGACGGCGTCTACGAGGCCACGCTGGCGAAAAACGGCAAGATCTTTGCTTTAAAGGAACACCTGGACCGCTTCTTCAACAGCGCAGGTCTTTTAAAGATCCATATGCCTTACACAAAGGACGAGATTGCCGCAATCCTTTACGATATGTTAGCCAAGCTGGACGACGACGAGATTTTCGTCTACTGGCAGATGACCCGCGGAACCGGCATGCGCCAGCACCAGTTCCCGGCAGGGGATGTGAAGCCGAACCTCTGGATCACCATGAAGCCGGGCAAGCACGGCGACATGACAAAGCCCTTTAAGCTCACGACGATGGAAGACACCCGTTTCCTCCACTGCAATATCAAGACCCTGAACCTGCTCCCCAACGTCATGGCGGCGGAGAAGGCCGAGGAGCTTGGCTGCGGCGAATGTGTGTTCCACCGCGGCGATATTGTCACCGAATGCGCCCACAGCAATGTTTCCATCTTAAAGGACGGCGTATTTAAGACTCATCCGACGGATCATCTGATTCTTCCTGGTATCACCAGAATGCATCTGATCCAGATCTGCAAGGACAACGGAATCACCGTGGATGAGACCCCGTTTACGATGAAGGAGCTTCTCGAGGCCGATGAAATCATCGTCTCCAGCTCCACGAAATTCTGTGCGACGGCATATGAGGTGGACGGCGTCCCGGCGGGCGGAAAGGCCCCGGAGACGGTGAAGCTGCTCCAGGAGAAATATCTGGAGAAGTTTGAGAACGAGACAAAATAA
- a CDS encoding GTP pyrophosphokinase family protein has translation MNMNPNGELVQSAVNAPNAIEIPENFLNEAKRFQELIMMYSCAIREVKTKLEVLNDDLAVRNQRNPIQMIKSRVKKPGSIIEKLQRRGYPITIQSVYDNLYDVAGIRVICSFVDDIYQVAEMLARQDDVTVLTVKDYIRCPKDNGYRSYHMIIEVPVYFSDRKEKMRVEVQIRTIAMDFWASLDHQMKYKKDLEDSTEISEELKECAEIIAQTDLKMLSIRRKIDEKASPDKQKLLAFDRD, from the coding sequence ATGAACATGAATCCCAATGGGGAGCTGGTGCAGTCTGCCGTCAACGCCCCGAACGCGATTGAGATCCCGGAAAATTTTTTAAACGAGGCAAAGCGGTTCCAGGAGTTAATCATGATGTACTCCTGTGCGATCCGCGAGGTAAAGACGAAGTTAGAGGTCTTAAACGACGATCTGGCCGTCCGGAACCAGAGAAACCCGATCCAGATGATAAAGTCCAGAGTGAAAAAGCCGGGCAGCATCATCGAAAAGCTCCAGCGGCGCGGCTATCCGATCACGATCCAGTCGGTGTACGACAACCTCTATGACGTGGCCGGGATCCGGGTGATCTGTTCGTTTGTGGACGATATCTACCAGGTAGCCGAGATGCTTGCAAGGCAGGACGACGTGACGGTGCTGACCGTCAAGGACTATATCCGCTGTCCCAAAGACAACGGATACCGAAGCTACCATATGATTATCGAGGTTCCTGTGTATTTTTCCGACCGGAAGGAGAAAATGCGCGTCGAGGTGCAGATCCGAACCATCGCCATGGATTTCTGGGCGAGCCTGGATCATCAGATGAAATATAAAAAAGATCTGGAGGACAGCACGGAGATCAGCGAGGAATTAAAGGAATGTGCCGAGATCATAGCCCAGACCGATTTAAAAATGCTCTCCATCCGCCGGAAAATTGATGAAAAGGCAAGCCCCGATAAACAGAAGCTCCTGGCGTTTGACAGGGACTGA
- a CDS encoding GNAT family N-acetyltransferase: protein MPVNRLGSLDSESKKKLHELLSSCRKHEPVSVSFPEEEADFYLFFSDGDGRLLSAAAFTGAGEGTYECTAFTKPGFRRQGLFSFLLSEALSMLPEETELLFYTDNQSAGALGALAAIGASRLFDEHMMELAPGPYPGAKDPAVSEEASEDPETGRELFLFQSPYGSLKILSFPGHYYLFGFEILPEFRGRGHGKKLLCHVLHELSRKAPLPVRLQVSGDNAAALSLYEKTGFQITETLSCYLY from the coding sequence ATGCCCGTAAACCGTCTTGGTTCCCTGGATTCTGAAAGCAAAAAAAAGCTTCATGAGCTTCTTTCCTCATGCAGAAAACACGAACCGGTATCCGTCTCGTTTCCCGAGGAGGAGGCCGATTTTTATCTCTTCTTTTCCGATGGGGACGGCCGCCTTCTCTCTGCCGCCGCCTTTACCGGGGCCGGCGAAGGGACTTACGAATGCACAGCCTTTACAAAGCCTGGCTTTCGCAGGCAGGGGCTTTTTTCTTTCCTTCTCTCCGAGGCGCTCTCCATGCTCCCGGAAGAGACGGAGCTTTTGTTTTATACGGACAATCAGTCTGCCGGCGCACTGGGCGCCCTCGCGGCCATCGGCGCCAGCCGCCTGTTTGACGAACATATGATGGAGCTGGCGCCGGGGCCGTATCCCGGGGCCAAAGATCCCGCCGTTTCCGAGGAGGCCAGCGAGGATCCGGAGACAGGCCGGGAGCTTTTCCTTTTTCAAAGCCCATACGGCTCCTTAAAGATTCTCTCTTTTCCCGGCCACTACTATCTCTTCGGCTTTGAAATCCTTCCGGAATTTCGCGGACGCGGCCACGGAAAGAAGCTTCTCTGCCATGTGCTCCATGAATTGTCCAGGAAAGCGCCGCTCCCCGTCCGCCTCCAGGTTTCCGGGGACAATGCTGCGGCCCTTTCCCTGTATGAAAAGACAGGGTTCCAGATCACCGAAACCCTGTCCTGTTACTTATACTAG
- a CDS encoding CidA/LrgA family protein, protein MKYLKELVIIFGITMAGELLNRLIPLPVPAGVYGLFLLLALLCSGVLKLSDVENTGDLLLDLMPLMFIPAAVGLLERMEELRAILVPFLVITFLSTLIVMTVTGKTTEFILHFQRREDR, encoded by the coding sequence ATGAAATATCTGAAAGAGCTTGTGATTATCTTCGGCATTACCATGGCAGGGGAACTATTAAACCGCCTGATCCCGCTTCCGGTGCCGGCCGGCGTCTACGGCCTGTTCCTTTTGCTGGCGCTTCTTTGCAGCGGCGTTTTAAAGCTTTCCGATGTGGAAAACACCGGTGACCTGCTTCTTGACCTGATGCCCTTAATGTTCATCCCGGCGGCCGTCGGGCTTTTGGAGCGCATGGAGGAGCTGCGGGCCATCCTGGTGCCGTTTCTCGTGATTACCTTCCTTTCCACCTTAATCGTCATGACCGTGACCGGAAAGACGACGGAATTCATTCTTCATTTTCAGCGCAGGGAGGACAGATAA
- a CDS encoding LrgB family protein has translation MPVTFGFFISIAAYLFGLWLKKKLKWAVLNPLLVAILLVIAVLAVGNIPYDEYNEGGQYISYFLTPATVCLAIPLYRQLELLKKNLAAVFFGILSGVIASAASIFAMALLFKLEHVHYVSLLPKSITTAIGMGVSEEAGGIVTITIVSIIITGILGNMIAETWFKLVGIREPIAKGLSLGTAAHAIGTAKALELGEVEGAMSSLAIAVAGLLTVAAVPLVSGLI, from the coding sequence ATGCCGGTTACCTTTGGATTTTTCATCAGCATTGCCGCGTACCTTTTCGGTCTGTGGCTCAAAAAGAAACTGAAATGGGCTGTTTTAAACCCGCTGCTTGTGGCGATCCTTCTGGTAATCGCCGTGCTGGCCGTCGGGAACATCCCTTATGACGAGTACAACGAAGGCGGCCAGTACATCAGCTATTTCCTGACTCCGGCGACGGTCTGCCTTGCAATCCCCTTATACCGCCAGCTTGAGCTCTTAAAAAAGAATCTGGCCGCGGTGTTTTTCGGGATCCTTTCCGGCGTCATCGCCAGCGCCGCCAGCATTTTTGCCATGGCGCTTCTTTTTAAGCTGGAGCATGTCCACTACGTTTCGCTGCTTCCAAAGTCCATCACGACAGCCATCGGCATGGGTGTTTCCGAGGAAGCCGGCGGAATTGTGACGATTACGATAGTAAGCATTATTATTACGGGAATTTTGGGCAACATGATAGCAGAGACATGGTTTAAGCTTGTGGGAATCCGGGAGCCGATTGCCAAAGGGCTTTCCCTTGGAACAGCGGCCCATGCCATCGGAACGGCCAAAGCCCTTGAGTTAGGCGAAGTAGAAGGCGCCATGAGCAGCCTGGCCATCGCCGTGGCAGGGCTTTTAACCGTGGCGGCCGTCCCGCTGGTGTCAGGACTGATATAA
- the pepF gene encoding oligoendopeptidase F → MGEMLKKRSEIEDQYKWNLEDMIASAAEEKAMEKQAEENLPSFEAFAGTLGQSAVRLAEYLATHDREEELLSRLMAYAQQKSDEDTADAESQAMVSRVQSLFLKFFEKTAFAEPEILDIPAEKMKEFLASSELSLYKKNLERLLKKKAHMLSKEEETLLAASVSMAQSPSAIFTLFNNADLTFEPVTDADGNELPVSHGRFGLLMENSDRNVRRAAFQSYYKSYGQFANTAAAMFEGNVKQACFYAKARKYPSTRAYYLSENEVPESVYDNLLAAVHKHLNLLHRYISIRKRALDVDKVHMYDLYAPMVPDFKKSYPYEEAKAMVLEALKPLGTEYTDIVKEGFESRWIDVYENQGKRSGGYSNCVYGVHPYVLLSYDDTLHSALTLAHEMGHSLHSWYSNENQPYPYAGYTIFVAEVASTVNEALLLNDRIKKAESHEEKVFLLSQFLERFRQIIYRQTMFAEFEFLAHKKAWDGIPLTKAELCAMYHDLNARYFGDDAFIDPEIDFEWERIPHFYSPFYVYQYSTGFAAAMAISGRILAGDEKTLKGYFEFLKGGSSGTPIELLKLCGLDMETPQAVEEALAVFEGLLDEFERESGL, encoded by the coding sequence ATGGGTGAGATGTTAAAAAAGCGTTCGGAGATTGAAGATCAGTATAAATGGAACCTGGAGGACATGATTGCGTCGGCCGCAGAGGAAAAGGCAATGGAAAAGCAGGCCGAAGAGAACCTGCCGTCCTTTGAGGCTTTTGCGGGGACACTTGGCCAGTCGGCCGTCCGCCTGGCGGAATACCTTGCGACCCATGACCGGGAGGAAGAGCTTCTTTCCAGGCTCATGGCCTATGCCCAGCAAAAGAGCGACGAGGACACGGCGGACGCCGAAAGCCAGGCCATGGTTTCCAGGGTTCAGAGCCTGTTCCTTAAGTTTTTTGAAAAGACAGCCTTTGCGGAGCCGGAGATTCTGGATATCCCGGCGGAGAAGATGAAAGAATTCCTGGCGTCTTCGGAGCTCTCCCTCTATAAAAAGAATCTGGAGCGGCTGCTTAAAAAGAAGGCGCATATGCTTTCAAAGGAGGAAGAGACGCTGTTAGCCGCGTCCGTCTCCATGGCCCAGAGCCCGTCCGCCATTTTTACGCTGTTTAACAACGCGGATCTGACCTTTGAGCCGGTAACGGACGCAGACGGGAACGAACTTCCCGTGAGCCACGGCCGGTTCGGGCTTCTCATGGAAAACAGCGACCGGAACGTGAGAAGGGCGGCGTTCCAGTCCTACTATAAAAGCTACGGCCAGTTCGCCAACACGGCGGCCGCCATGTTTGAAGGCAACGTAAAGCAGGCATGCTTTTACGCAAAAGCCAGGAAGTATCCGTCCACCAGGGCATATTATCTTTCGGAGAATGAAGTGCCGGAGAGCGTTTATGACAACCTCCTTGCGGCCGTCCATAAACATTTAAACCTTCTGCACCGGTATATTTCCATAAGGAAGAGGGCCCTGGACGTCGATAAAGTTCACATGTATGATCTCTATGCGCCGATGGTGCCGGATTTTAAGAAAAGCTATCCCTACGAGGAAGCAAAGGCCATGGTGCTTGAGGCCTTAAAGCCCCTGGGAACGGAATATACGGACATTGTGAAGGAGGGCTTTGAAAGCCGCTGGATCGACGTCTATGAAAACCAGGGAAAGAGAAGCGGCGGCTACTCCAACTGCGTCTACGGCGTTCATCCCTACGTGCTGTTAAGCTACGACGATACGCTGCATTCCGCGCTGACGCTGGCTCATGAGATGGGGCATTCGCTCCACTCCTGGTATTCCAACGAAAACCAGCCGTATCCATACGCGGGATACACGATTTTCGTGGCCGAGGTGGCGTCGACAGTCAACGAGGCCCTGCTTTTAAATGACCGGATCAAAAAGGCAGAGAGCCATGAGGAGAAGGTCTTTCTCCTGAGCCAGTTTTTGGAGCGGTTCCGCCAGATCATTTACCGCCAGACTATGTTTGCGGAATTTGAGTTCCTGGCCCACAAAAAAGCCTGGGACGGCATCCCTCTCACGAAGGCGGAGCTCTGCGCCATGTACCATGACCTCAACGCAAGGTATTTTGGGGATGACGCGTTCATTGATCCGGAAATTGATTTTGAGTGGGAGAGGATTCCGCATTTTTACAGCCCGTTCTATGTCTACCAGTATTCCACGGGCTTTGCGGCGGCCATGGCCATTTCCGGCAGGATCCTTGCCGGGGATGAAAAGACGTTAAAGGGATATTTTGAGTTTTTAAAGGGAGGAAGCTCCGGGACGCCCATCGAGCTTTTGAAGCTCTGCGGCCTCGACATGGAAACTCCGCAGGCGGTGGAGGAAGCGCTTGCGGTGTTTGAAGGGCTTCTTGATGAATTTGAAAGGGAATCTGGTCTGTAA